From Quercus lobata isolate SW786 chromosome 1, ValleyOak3.0 Primary Assembly, whole genome shotgun sequence, one genomic window encodes:
- the LOC115953450 gene encoding uncharacterized protein LOC115953450, which yields MNIKQWEDETLRSYITRFNKEALSIDEADDKILVVAFTNGLRKGKFLFSLYKNDPKSMSDVLYRTTKYMNTEDALLAREDKPRKRERQDDTRQDRGRKMARTRERQDDRRSKPLTGRFTSFTPLIAAIDQVLMQIKDKGALMFPGKLKGDPSKRPRDKYCRFHRDHRHDTTDCYDLKQQIEALIRQGKLQRFVSKEKKDPHQEQALRQENEHPRPPIGDIRMIVGSTETSVSSKKARKTYLRTV from the coding sequence ATGAACATTAAGCAATGGGAGGACGAGACGCTGAGATCCTACATAACCCGTTTCAACAAGGAGGCCCTCTCAATTGACGAGGCAGATGACAAGATACTCGTGGTAGCATTCACTAATGGGTTACGAAAGGGTAAGTTCTTGTTTTCTCTGTACAAGAACGATCCAAAGTCCATGTCGGATGTGCTTTACAGGACCACCAAGTATATGAACACGGAAGACGCACTGCTGGCTCGGGAGGATAAGCCCAGAAAAAGGGAAAGACAGGACGACACGAGGCAAGATAGGGGGCGCAAGATGGCTAGGACCAGAGAACGACAGGATGATAGACGCTCCAAACCCCTCACTGGGAGGTTCACAAGCTTCACCCCATTAATTGCCGCAATAGATCAGGTCTTAATGCAGATCAAAGACAAGGGAGCCCTGATGTTTCCCGGCAAGTTGAAAGGAGATCCCAGTAAGAGGCCAAGGGACAAGTACTGCCGCTTCCATCGAGACCACAGGCACGACACAACTGACTGCTACGATCTAAAACAACAGATAGAGGCCCTTATAAGACAGGGGAAGCTACAGAGGTTCGTTAGTAAGGAAAAAAAGGATCCACACCAAGAGCAAGCCCTGCGACAGGAGAATGAGCACCCAAGGCCGCCCATTggagacataaggatgatcgtagggAGCACGGAAACTTCTGTGTCGTCCAAAAAAGCCCGGAAGACCTACCTGAGAACGGTCTAG